The stretch of DNA CACGATTGAACCGTTTCTGTAAAGCATGCAACGAAAAGTGGAGCAGTGTTCGGTATTTTAATTCCTTTGGAAGACAACATCAATATAAAGTAAAAGTTCAGTGTCAGATATGACCAacgaaaggaaaaagaaatatacAGTTATGCATAATGAACTTTAACCTTCCAAACTCAAGGAAACATTGGTCAGCTAATTAGGGTAATCATAGAAATTGCTAATAATCATACACTACTAAAAAGAACTGCAGAGTATTGAATTAGCAAAGGGATCAAGGGCATTACAAGGTCTCCCTCAATCATGTACTTGCCGACCTCCTTACGGAGTGTGATGACCTCCTCCTCAGAGAGGTCCTTGGTGATCTTGTTGTCGAAATTGAGGTCCAAAAGGATCTGGCGGGAGCGTGACCGCCCAATGCCATGGATGTACTGCAGCGAGTACTCCACCCTCTTGTGGTTTGGAATCTCAACACCACCAATACGGATGCACTCAATCCGCAGGCCGCCGTGACCAATCCCTCCTTTCTGTCAGATCCCCAACAAACAGAAGAATGAGAATCACAAAAGAATCGCCAACATGAGCCTAGGTACGAAGGTTAATCAGAACGAGAATAACAAAGAACAACTCAATTACATGATCAACACATTGCTgtgcaatgaaatagtagcaTTATTGTTGACATTGTGCTTGGGGGGCAGGGGATTCATATGCCTAAATGGACATAAACATCAATTCCTACCATTGCGGTACGAATTCCCAAGTTACAGAAGACAATTCTTCGAAAATTCCGGACTCGAGTATATAGTTGCACGCATAAGCAGCATACGCAGAATTACAGACTAATGCCACACCATACTACCCTGCCTcattacccgcaaaaaaaaaaaactaccctACCTCATTAATCCCTTCCGTTCCAAGTACAAGGTCAAAGTCTCAAGGGCACGGAGACGTACAAACGCAAGCACACACAAACGGTCGTGACGAGGAGAGCAAGGACGGGCGGTCGCGACGGGGAGGGAAGGGCGGGGTGGTGGGAGAAGATGGCACTAACCTTGGGAGCGGGGAAGGATACGGAGGAGCTGCGGCCCCGGGTGGAGAGGGAAAGGGAGGAGGGTGCGATGGGGACGGAGACCATGGAAAGGGTCGCCATTTTCGCTCTCCTGCGGAGCCGCGCTTAGGGTGAGGGGCGTGCGCACTGCGCTGCTGTCTCGGTCTCTCGGATAGAAAAACCCGGGGCCGAGGGGGAAGACGATAAGGTTGTGCAGGCTGCTCCTAACGCGGGCCTGGTGGGCCTTACCAGAGAGGCTTATTTTGGTCTGGAAAAGGTCCATACCGACTCATTATCCTGATCTGGCCCTGCAGTGGACGTGGGCGGCTCAGGTCTAAGTTCCACCTCTTAAAACTCTTCCAAATTTTTGTGTGTTTCCTGTGTTTTATCTTAACATTATTACATTGAAAAGTTTCATGCGTTTCCCCTATTACTACGCGTTCCTGAGGAGGCAAGCTAGGGCGTCACTGCTCAACATTCCATTATCGCTGAAATGTCATGCCTAGGGTCATccaaaagactatcagagttctGACACACTAGTAACTTAGCAGAAGACATGAATGTATCTGTGTATTAAGGCCACCAATACCTCGGACCCAAATCTTCTTTTCAGGGTTTGGCAGCGAGGGCCGAGAAATGCAATCACTTGAAGGAACAAAACTAGCAGAATTCAGGTAAATCTGGTCGAAGTTGCACGATGACGCTACACGTTCCAAAGATCAATTCTGAACCATGCTACTAATATATCAGTAGCACACAGAAACCAAATAAATGAGTACAAAGCATTCTAATAATATCTCAGGACACAGCAACCAAATAACCGAGTACAGGGACCACTCAACTATGCTTACAAGCGACCAATTGAAAGAGGCGTAAAAGTGTCAGATGTAAAACAGGCTACCAGAGAGTGGATGAAAACTGAGTGCCAGGAACCCAGTACACAAAAGTTCAGTTTACACCACTACGGTAGGCATAATAAGGCTCTCTTTAGCAATATAATGTAATTATTGAATACTAAATAAGATGAAACCTCCCAAATGAGGGGGTGCAGTGGCAACGACAGAATCATTCAGACCATTGTGATGGTAGTGCATGTTCTCAAGTCCCTTCTCTCTCTGGTTATAGTTGCTCACCACCTCAAGGGTTCCCTAGCTCAATCAGATCTCACCTGCCATTAAGTACAGATTAGATTAGCATGGAAGTTCCTAGCAACGCGATAAGAGATTTTTTTTAAGTATGACATTACAGGAGAACGAGAACGGGATGCACATCTGCTCCTCGGGCTTCTGCTTGCAGATCTTCCACGAGAAGGCTGCAAAAGAGTTGAATGAACTGCACTGAACAAACCATTTTCACGATGTAGCATAGTTAAGCTTGGAATACTTACAGAAGAGACAGGGGATCGGGATCTTGATAGCGATCTGCAGAAGGTTCCAGAAACAAAATTCATTACTTAATGATGTGTTAGTAGCAATGAGATACAAAAACTGCTATCATTTGAAATACGCATAAAGAGGTTTCAATGAATTGGTTCACTATTTTTGGAGTTTATGCTCCCAATCAGGTAATAAGGTCATAACTGAAACTGCAAATAGGCAAACTAAGCAAGGTTTATCATATCTCCTACTACCTAAAAAAACGAAGTTCTGTTTACCTCTCGGCTGAATCCGCTCCCCCCCCCGAGTCTGCCCACGCTAAAAAAAAAACCCGGCATCCCCGTCTCCCTCGGTCCCTCCTTCCCGGTCCGCCCCCCCACGCCTTTCGACGGTTCCTCCGCCACGCTCTCGCTCTGCAGCCCCGCTCTTGCGACCCTCCTCCGCCAGCTCTCCTCGGCGCCGAGCGCTCCGCCGCCCCACTCTCGCACCGGCGGCCCTTGACCTGGGACACGGCGAGCTGAcccgcgcgctcctcctcctccgccagctcTTCTCGGCGCCGATGCTCCGCCGGCCTGCGCTCCTCGGCCCCACGCTCACGCCGGCCCGCTGGAGACCCGGTGTGGCGGCCCTTGACCTGAGATACGGCGAGCCGACCCGTGCGTCCCTCCTCGCTCCGCCGACCCGCGCGCGCCGAGGCCGTCATGGCGCTCTGCTCCGACGTCACCTCGCCCCAGTCCGGCATGACAGCCGCGCCTCCTCGCCGACTTCGCGTCGCCGCTCGGTCCCGCCCACCGCGCCTTCCGCGCCCTCACCGGATCGCGTGCTCGacggcgcgctgccgccgcctctgcttggCTGACCGGGGCAGGacgcctccctcccctccggCGCCCTCACGCTCCACTGCGCCGCACCAGCGCCTCACCCTCCACTGCACCTCGACTTCGCCCGGTGGCTGCTCGTCCCGCCCGTTCCCTTTGGTGAGTCTGCCTCGATTTCCTTGTTGATGCTTCTTCCTCTTGCCCTTGGTGAGTCGTGCCGGATTTGATTTGTCAGCCAAGCGGGGACGCCTCTCCACCCTTGCAGTGGTCACCAAATGGCTCCAGAGAGGTTATGAATTTGCTCCTTGAGTACAAACTCAGTCGATGAGAGGTGATATAATCAAATTAGTTTGGGTATTGATTGGTCTCTTGAAATATCAAAACACCAAGAGGATGTCATGTTACCTAGCTTGAGTGAATATATAAGTTATTGTCCCCTTCATATCTCGTGCACTTCCCTTCTATTTGCTTCTCTCCCTTATCTCCCTTTACCAGCTTCCTCTTTCCGATTTGTTTTGTCCTTCAGATCCGTCAGAGAAGACGAAGTGGCGCGAGCCCAACTGCTGCCGCTGCAGCAAGGACAAGATGGGCAAGGTCAAGAACTCGTGAGTAATTTTATTAGCCTGCAATTCCCTCTAACCCGCCACAGTCTTGCATCTCTGTTCAAGCACGAGCATTCCTAATGTAACCTCTTGCATCCTCTCCTTTAGCGTGTAGATTACTGAATGCACACCACGTTTGTTGCCGGAATTGGTGTGCAGTTGCTAGAGTGAAGATTCCCCGTAACACCATCCTCCTGGTCTCCAATGTCACAGTCTACCCACCAGGTGTTCGATTTAATGCTTATAATAGGATACTATTCTCCGGTAATATTTTTCTGTGTCATAATTTGTAAAAAGGTGTATCACATGTTTAGTAGCACTGTGGACTTCCAGGGATGAGATAAAGGAGGTCATAAACAAGGTAGGAAAAGAGGATGATATCAGAGAGGTGTCAAGTGATGAGATGGAATTTTTCCTTGTTCATGAGTTGTGGTTCACTTCTCTAACACAAGATGAGTGTGCAACTAACAAATCTCAGTCGGTTCGTGTTATCATATTGATCTCTTTGACATTAGCTTGTTGAAAGAACAAAATAATCCTTCAGTTTCAGATTGTGGTTTGTATAATTTTTTCCTCTATAGATTAATTTGAGATATTCATTGAAAACTAGGATATTCTGTACCAATTGCTAAACTGAATTGGAGAACTGTTGTTTTTCTGCACAGCAATGCAAATATCCTGGTGCTCTTTTGGGACAAGTGTTGTTTCTATGAAGAGAAATGAAAAAACTACTTCAAATACACTATATAGGTATACTCATTTGCTACCTGGTGCTATTTTGGGACAGTCACTGCAGAAGATTTTCTGCAGGAGGCATTCGGCTCACTATGATGCTTTTTTTATTCTGTACATTTTTCGAGTTATATGAGTTAGCTGAAGTTGCAGACTGATGGTATATTTTTTATGCAACATGCAACTGTTTTTGAAGTGCAACATAGTATACCTTGATTTTTGTATGCTACTGATATTGACTATTGGCCAGAAAATAATGTTGATAAATATGGCCTActaatgagtttttttttttgcgaccaTCTATATAGGAAAGAAATGGTTGCATATGGCAATGGATTTTACCTTGCTATGGTTGATGTGAATGAAAGAGTTTCTGGGAATTGGAGCCGGTCCAAAGTTCTATTGCACTTGATCTGCTATAAGGTTTGGAGTTCTGTTGGTGTTGAGCCATCCCTTTTTTTTGATAATATAGTTACATCCATGTTTGAATAGAAGCAAGAGCTTGTCAATGAGTTATTAGAACCTACAACTCACATCTGGAAACATATTTCAAGTAGATAGAGCTTGTCAAGGATAAGGTCAGTCACTCTGTTTATCTGGATGCTTTTTAAGCACGATTCTTTTGAGTTTTAGATATCGATAGACAAGCTCAGTATTTTCATGGTAAATGTAATGTATTATTTGCCTACACTGAATAGTGTTAGATCAGTTGCAAAGCAAAATAAATGCTAAATCCTTTGAGAATATGTAGAATTGTATTTCCACTTTCCTCTTATTTTTTTGGGCTAAGAGAATCTCTAATATTTGAAAACAACAAACAAGCAGTTTGAGAACATTGTCTGATACAATTGTTCAAAACTTTCAGAAACTAAATTGTCAGGTGAACCTTTggtttctttttcctctttctGTGATCCTCAATTATTTCTTGAAGTTAATGCGTTGTGTGCCCTTAGAGTTTCATGATCAAATCATATATTGTTCCTATCTTTCTGGGCAAGGCAAACATCAGTTTTCATTAACCAAATATCTCAATGAATGTGCGGTCTAATTCATCTGTCAATAGTTCAATGCATTGTAGGCTCACGTTGCCTCTCCAAGCTTCGACGTGCCAGCTCGACAGCTTGTCCTTCTGGTTCGACAGCCAACAGGACAAGTCCAAACAGGCGGGCATCGGGCAGAGCTCCATTCAGGCAGTTTGATAGCCGCATGAAGGGGATTAGAGTGGCATCTTATTGTTCCGGTGGAAAAGGAAATAAAGAGAACTCCGAAGTGCTAACAATAATGCTAACTGGGGAATTTGTTTCGTCTGTAGCAAGGTATGGGCACAAAACTACTTGAATTCCTGCATGTTCAttgatatagatgaatgtatgGAATCGAGCATGATCAATACTATTTCTCCAGCTGGTTACACATCAAACTTGCAAAAATTTCATTCTTGTATATCATGATATATGTGACTTCATATATTGCTTATTTGTGTatcatacaaaaaaaaatcttttatcacccgtagcaacgcacgggcattcaATTAGTCTCCTTATAAATGTCAACTTTTTTGAGCTAGAGCAAACTCAGAATGCACATTGACAAGAAAATACTTAAAAATATAATTTCTTTTGTGTGTGAAAGAAGCACCATATAGACTTCGAAATTTTTACCAGGATGGCAATATCAATTGAACAAAAACTTGTGAATTAACGTCCATTTATATTGAGCCATTGAAATTGAAGCACAATATATTCAACACACCACGAGGTCCACATGTCCTTACTGTCAGTCCTATCTTGCTCCTAGGACTGGTTGTAGCCCACTTGTCATACATGCATCACAATCCAGCTCTACTATCCAAAGTCCCAAACCATCCACTCCGATTCTCAATACATCCAATAATCAATCAATGCAATCCCCAGATCACCGGCATGGCCAGATCTAGGAAAAACAAAAGCAAACCTTGAGCAGTGCAGGTTGGCCAGCAAGCTCTTTATGTTTAATCAGTAATCACTAACCACAGAGTAAATTCAACTCATGCTAATTTAAAGAGAAATTGGTGCATCTGAAAAACATATCATGTGTGTTATAAGCCAGTAAGCATTCCAAAATATATCAAATTAAAATTCTGGCACCTAACTTTGTTTTTCTTCAAGCTTTGATAAAAAAACAATGAAACCGTTTCTTATGCAGCAGGCTCTGATTAAAATCTATGGTGAATATATGTGAGTTTCATATGTAGAGtccattttttttacttttaaaGTATAAAGTAGGAAACATAATTTGGGTCCACATATGTATACATTTGTTTGCTAAATATGCAGAAAAAACTCTGGGTTAGGGATTTATGAAGCTGATAAGGAGAGGACTGAAGCTTCGCCAtgagaaaaacaaaaacaaaagagaTGCCGCCACGTTAGAGAGATGACTGGTTGATACAGCAGCAGAAGTGACCAGAAAAAAATAGTTTTAAAAGAAGCTAAAATTCTGGTTACCCTATCCTTGTCTACTCTAGGCCATTTCCCTCCAACTTGGCATGCTTTTGAAGGATCAACACTCCCCACTTCAGCATTGCAAGATTTATATATAAGTTTGTGGTAGAGAAAGCTTAAAATTTTCAAGGAGCATGATCTAGAAGGTGCTTGAAAGTGTAGACCTGCACATGTGGAAGCTTGTATAATGCACGGCAGGCTCGAGGTTCTAGAAGGCTTTTTGTTTGTGGAACGTGCACCATATGGTAGGAAACAAATAAGTTTTACAATAATAAATGTGCCTCGCTTCGGGCTAGTTCACAAAATTATGGCATGCCTACATAAAGTGAGGCTTCCTTATTTTTTAGCACCATAGGTGTACTGCATGTCCACACCACATGTTGAAGATGACAAAGAACAAGATCTGATTGCTTTCACCATTTAATTGATGAGTAAGTACTAAGTATCATGTTCCTTCTAACAATAAATTTCCAGGCATAACATGCAGATTCAACCCAAGCAGTTACAATTTCACAAATGCACATTTCCCATCAATATATATTCACATACCTTTCATCCACAGGTGATGGTGACCGAGAAACAGATCTAAGTAAGAAACAACAAATAAGAATAGGTGCAAACAAACTTGGATGTCGAATTTGTGAGCACGTATACGTACTTCGGACTCCTGCTCCTGCTGTAACCGGGGCTTCTCGAGTATGAGCGGCTACGGCTTCTGCTTCGTGATCTAGCATCATACTCCCTCAACTATAATAGAATAACAAATCAACATAGTTTCATAATCAAATAGATATCATGCCAGGCATCTTAGCAATTTCTAAAACTAAATTGAGGAAAACAAGAGGACATACTCTGATATACGCCCTAGAAAATGCATTCCTGAACAGTGAGTCATCAAGCTTCCTGATCTGCAAGATGGAAAGAGAAAAATGCATAAGAGTAAAGCATGCCAAATGACACAGGAAAGAACACACATTTAATTAGAGCATTCTTTTCAAAAGTCGGACAGACCCTATAAAAAGGAATAAATGATACAAGTTAAAGATCATATTGAAAGCAATGAGTAAAAGACATGCAAAACTCACCGCATATTTCATGTCTTCATAGTTTGTATAATCCACAATTCCAATAGTTTCTGCAGcacaagaaagaagaagaaacaaatGTCATCAATATGTGGAAATTCAGAACAGAACCTGAAGATTTCCTATTTTAGAGGGACAATGAAGCAATAATTAAGGCCACATGATATAAAAAATTAGTGATCACATTTACGACCTTATGCTGCAATGAAACAACATAAAATTTAGGAGTGCTCAAACTACTAACCTCCGGcctcacggtatacatcagagaaACAAACATCACCAGCGCGCCGCATGTGGTCCTGAAATGTAATAAATTGAAGTTCTTTCCAGCAAAAATTACAAGCAGAAGTTAGTTACAAAGGCAGTACCTTCAGATCTTGCCACGATACTGATGAAGGTAAACCCGTGATCATAACTGTATGGTTCAGAAAATGTAACCATGAGAATCTCTGTAAGGAGCTATAAGTAAACTTTCTCAGAAGACAGAAGTACCAACCACGGTAATCAGAGCGCCTAGAAACACCTCCACGGCGTGTGCTGCTATAGCTGCTAGAACGATCATAAGAGTAAGACTGACCTCTTCCACCATGAGCTAATTCAACCTGAGTAGAAAACACATTTTCAGCACATAAGCGCAAGAAAAACCAAACCAGACTCCTCTTCAGGGAAAATGACTCAATAAATGAAACACATATCTTAGACTACATACCCGCAACCTGTAGTCATCAAAGTTATACCCATCACGCCCATAAATTGCGTCATCAGCGTCACGTAGGTCCTCAAACTACAAAAGCACCATATTTTTGTTAACCAGATGTTTGTTTGCATCAGAATGAAATTTCATATGCTAGATAGCTTTGGATTTTTAATGGTCAAAACATGATCTAAAATAGATTATAAAATGAAAAAGATTAATAGAGCTGTTGTTCTAAATTTAGAAGTAAGACCAAAGCAAAACATCTTCACCTCAACGAAAGCGTATCCAGGAGGTCTTGGAGGTATCTTCAGGTCAATATCCAAAATTCGACCATACTGCACAATCATACATTCAAGGAAAAATTAAGACAACTCAAAGACGAGTTCTTTGAAGGAAGCAAAAGGTGTATTGTCATACAAGATTCAACAAATATACTAAGGTCCAGTTTAACAAATCCCCTCACTTGTCCCATATCCAATCACAGTTAGGATCCGACCTTTCTCACAGACGACGGACCACTATGGGCAGGAGTTCAAAGGTTGATCTGTGTGAGAAGGTCTTGGTTCTTACTCCCCGCAGGAGTAATACAATACCGTGGGGGCTGTCTTCTCCCCGCAGATCAAGTTTTTTTACTGGCTATATGATATGTTGCCAACAAAGATCGATTGCATCGAAATTACAAAAGAATCACCTCCAATTCTGAACTTTAGCATGATTGCAGTTGCAGGAATGTCAAGTGAGATGGAGTAATGCCATATAGCCATGTCAGGATAAATGCAGAAGTTAGGCGCTCACAGGATAAATGAACAAGGCAGTTGTCGCTAAGGTTGTACAAAGGTAGCATGGGATATACTGTTCAGCAATAAATAAAACAtaatgagatcaaagctctcaagTACGCCACAATGATATATACAGCCACAACATGGACCAAGTAACAATGAGAACTAAACACTTGGGTACTCCTTCAAAGGAATGAACTCAACATAGGCCATAGCGATAATCTTAAGACCTCAAGGAAGCGCAGCTGATCAGAAGTGGAATCAACAATTTATCATGAGATTCAGATATGCAGATTGGGTGATGATGTCTTAGGCCCTCCGCAGTGTGGTAGTGGTGCCCAAAAAAATTGGACCCCACCATCAAAATTTGGAGTCACTCCTCCCAAGTAGCAGTGTGTTAAAATATCGGCACCGACGCTATCTGTAAAAGGAGGGCCCACGGAAGTAAAAATAATTGCCCAAGCCGTTTCTTTCGCGCGATGGATCCAGAAACCCCTCGTTCCCCTTGCCTCTCTCGTTCCTCTTTCCTCTTTCTCTCCGCTGACGAGCGCTACGAGCTGAGGAAACAAATTCCATGCCGATCTCTCCATCCCCCAAATAAATTGGCCTCTCTCCTTTCAGATCCTGCCTCCCTAGCCTGTCTCTTACTCCGATCTGGTGGCATCTGAAGGAGGCGAAGTTGGGTCGGGCCTGGAgaacagcggcggcgcaggagaaGAGCAATGCTGTGGGAGAACAGCGGCGCAGCGCCACGGGGATGTGAGATTGGAGGCTTGGACCGCGTGGTCTTCGTCATTGCAGCGGGCCTCGCCATGACGGCCATGGCGGCATGGACCAGGGGCTCGGTGCGCTAATCAAAATGATTGGCTGCAATTGATGCAGGCGCCTGGGCGTGAAGGTGAGTCGCTAACCAAGTCATATGCAGGTCTGGTGGTTGTGAGACGAGGCAAGCAGCAGCCGGAGTAGATGACTTTGGTGCATCGATTTTCTAGGCAATATCACAGGTACTAAATTTCTTTCTTGCTATACATATTCTCTGATGTCCCGAGACAGTAAAGTTAGCATCATAGCATGGATAAAGCAAGGAGTAATCTAGAGTATATGGAAAGGTTGTTAAAAAGAACAATATTTTTGGATCTTGACACAACAAAACATGGAAGGCTTGAGATTTTAAACCTGATACATATCAATTGCTGCAGACCAACAGTTATATAAAGTGCATACATAGGAGTGCATACAGTTTTAAAGAAAAACTAAATTACTCTAGTCTTGACCCCCTCCAAAGCGCTGAAATATATGCTCAACCAAATCCGTTTTAAGACGACAATGCATATCTCTATCCTGGATATCTTCTTCTATCCCTAGAGCCCTGGAAAACCCATGTGTCGTGGGCTTTAGGGGGtacccacggccgggtggcggaacgcacccgcctattccccgagggggagtactcgggaaagTGCTAAGGTATTAGGCCGATCaagcttgggggcaagaacgcaagaacacacggatttggagtggttcgggccgccggagcgtaataccctacgtccactggatggtgtattgttc from Panicum virgatum strain AP13 chromosome 9K, P.virgatum_v5, whole genome shotgun sequence encodes:
- the LOC120650058 gene encoding 30S ribosomal protein S13, chloroplastic-like produces the protein MATLSMVSVPIAPSSLSLSTRGRSSSVSFPAPKKGGIGHGGLRIECIRIGGVEIPNHKRVEYSLQYIHGIGRSRSRQILLDLNFDNKITKDLSEEEVITLRKEVGKYMIEGDLKRFNRVAIERLKEIRCYRGIRHKLGLPVRGQRTKNNCRTLKGKRASVAKKKSPSSQEE
- the LOC120647695 gene encoding serine/arginine-rich splicing factor SR30-like yields the protein MAIWHYSISLDIPATAIMLKFRIGGDSFYGRILDIDLKIPPRPPGYAFVEFEDLRDADDAIYGRDGYNFDDYRLRVELAHGGRGQSYSYDRSSSYSSTRRGGVSRRSDYRVMITGLPSSVSWQDLKDHMRRAGDVCFSDVYREAGETIGIVDYTNYEDMKYAIRKLDDSLFRNAFSRAYIRLREYDARSRSRSRSRSYSRSPGYSRSRSPKSVSRSPSPVDERSLSRSRSPVSSPSRGRSASRSPRSRCASRSRSPVRSD